The following are encoded in a window of Pseudomonas multiresinivorans genomic DNA:
- the sbcD gene encoding exonuclease subunit SbcD, protein MRILHTSDWHLGQHFMGKSREAEHQAFCSWLIEQVRKQAVDAVIIAGDIFDTGAPPSYAREQYNRFIVELRDTGARLVVLGGNHDSVAMLEESRDLLACLDTQVIAAVGTDLERQLLVLPQRDGQPGAILCAIPFIRPRDVLTSQAGQSAQDKQLALQQAIQAHYRELFERAEAQRETLGRHLPIIATGHLTTVGASASESVREIYVGTLEAFPTSAFPAADYIALGHIHRPQKVGGLEHIRYSGSPIALSFDEASQGKEVLLVDLDDSGLRSVTALPVPRFQPLKSVSGSLAELPAELARVAREGSAEQPVWLEVMVHTDDYLTDIQLRVEKLCEELPVIVLRTRRERGTAQAALFSEAKETLDELSPEDVFRQRLDAEELDAPLRERLTGLYRQVVADLQEERS, encoded by the coding sequence ATGCGCATTCTCCATACCTCCGACTGGCACCTGGGCCAGCATTTCATGGGCAAGAGCCGCGAGGCCGAGCACCAGGCGTTCTGCTCCTGGCTGATCGAGCAAGTACGCAAGCAGGCCGTGGATGCGGTGATCATCGCCGGTGACATATTCGATACCGGCGCGCCGCCCAGTTATGCCCGCGAACAGTACAACCGCTTCATCGTCGAGCTGCGGGACACTGGCGCGCGCCTGGTGGTATTGGGTGGAAACCACGACTCGGTGGCGATGCTGGAGGAGTCCCGCGACCTGCTCGCCTGCCTCGATACGCAGGTGATCGCCGCGGTCGGCACCGACCTGGAGCGCCAGTTGCTGGTGCTGCCGCAGCGTGACGGCCAGCCCGGCGCGATTCTCTGCGCGATCCCCTTCATTCGCCCACGCGACGTGCTCACCAGCCAGGCCGGGCAGAGTGCACAGGACAAGCAACTGGCGCTGCAGCAAGCGATCCAGGCGCACTACCGCGAGCTGTTCGAGCGCGCCGAGGCGCAGCGCGAGACCCTCGGCCGGCACCTGCCGATCATCGCCACCGGCCACCTGACCACCGTCGGCGCCAGCGCCAGCGAGTCCGTGCGGGAAATCTACGTCGGCACCCTGGAAGCCTTTCCCACCAGCGCCTTCCCGGCGGCGGACTACATCGCCCTTGGCCACATCCACCGGCCGCAGAAGGTCGGCGGCCTGGAGCACATCCGCTACAGCGGTTCGCCCATTGCGCTGAGCTTCGACGAAGCGAGCCAGGGCAAGGAAGTACTGCTGGTGGACCTGGATGACAGTGGCCTGCGCAGTGTGACCGCGCTGCCGGTGCCGCGCTTCCAGCCGCTGAAATCGGTGTCCGGCAGCCTCGCCGAACTGCCCGCCGAACTGGCCCGCGTTGCCCGCGAAGGGAGTGCGGAGCAACCGGTCTGGCTGGAGGTCATGGTGCACACCGATGACTACCTGACCGATATCCAGCTGCGCGTTGAGAAGCTCTGCGAAGAGCTGCCGGTGATCGTCCTGCGCACCCGCCGCGAGCGCGGCACCGCGCAGGCGGCGCTGTTCAGCGAAGCGAAGGAAACCCTCGACGAGCTCAGCCCCGAGGATGTGTTTCGCCAGCGCCTGGACGCCGAGGAACTGGACGCACCGCTGCGCGAACGGCTGACCGGGCTCTACCGGCAGGTCGTCGCCGACCTGCAGGAGGAGCGCTCGTGA
- a CDS encoding SbcC/MukB-like Walker B domain-containing protein, with translation MRILSLRLKNLNSLKGEWKIDFTAEPFAGNGLFAITGPTGAGKTTLLDAICLALYHRTPRMSVLSQSGNELMTRHTADCLAEVEFEVKGQPYRAFWSQRRARDKAEGALQAPKVELVRIDRATGEGQILTDKINDKLKQTETLTGLDFERFTKSMLLAQGGFAAFLEANANQRAELLEELTGTEIYGLISQRVFERTREVRGALDQLRARADGFELLSAEQRGDLEQQGRDAAVQETALQAQQSALQVQRRWREDLSRAQQQVEQAGAKESAAREALEQARPDLQRLADSEPAARLQPLHQAWRSTRESVEQGRTALEDNLAQQALRREEIAQALWAANQYAQQAQDACEGERKAVSKQRQELQTRLAQHPQRAKLGELLGGWRAQFAQRSRLAQAIADLQRQAQVADQALQSATTQRQTLQGNVAFMQQQVESAGAQESQYQQQLSALLGGATEGELRDRLQQGQLHSRGLDRLEQLARARAEAAAQLARCQPELEALHQRKAERDSVIVALRERYQTTKQQVADKEKLLQQEQRIHQLEHLRAQLQPGEACPLCGSQEHPAVAAYQALDVSSTQAALEQARQQLAELESEGIALRGELAGLDAQLQQGQRQLDDARAALAQHQQAWQQQCAEQGIALDDDQQFRAERERHEAALAALQQQLKTLEEHKSQLQQAQQQRQRAERDHAEAVQQLALFDQQQTHERQRQEERAQQLATQRADLLQQDQALAAALGELGYSLPEDGEQWLTERSAEWQQWQQDQQRSQELAAAERDAEQAARMAQQLAAQWQQRWQAAGFDARQPLAIQAAPQQALVQAEEQLAAAQRQADALQGREQSLSERQEQEQARLAEHLASWQQALAASPFADESAYLAALLDDAQRSELSQLRQRLETAITEAVTLRAAAAQDFERLQAEPHGELPLEELDLQLQALAAQLRELGQRQGEIRAQLQGDDNRRASQQSLFAEIARQEEEHDLWQRLNSLIGASDGARYRRFAQGLTLDHLVHLANRQLQRLHGRYQLARRSDGELELEVVDTWQGDTARDCKTLSGGESFLVSLALALALSDLVSHKTSIDSLFLDEGFGTLDGETLEVALDALDSLNATGKTIGVISHVEALKERIPVQLKVHKGVGMGYSQLDQQFRFDPEKA, from the coding sequence GTGAGAATCCTCAGCCTGCGCCTGAAGAACCTCAATTCGCTGAAGGGCGAATGGAAGATAGATTTCACTGCCGAACCTTTCGCCGGCAACGGCCTGTTCGCCATCACCGGGCCGACCGGAGCGGGCAAGACCACCTTGCTCGATGCTATCTGCCTGGCGCTGTACCACCGTACGCCACGCATGAGCGTACTGTCGCAGAGCGGCAACGAGCTGATGACCCGGCATACCGCCGACTGTCTCGCCGAAGTCGAGTTCGAAGTGAAGGGACAGCCCTATCGGGCCTTCTGGAGCCAGCGTCGCGCCCGTGACAAGGCCGAGGGCGCGCTGCAGGCGCCGAAGGTGGAGCTGGTGCGCATCGATCGCGCCACTGGCGAGGGGCAGATCCTCACCGACAAGATCAACGACAAGCTCAAGCAGACCGAGACCCTCACCGGCCTCGACTTCGAACGCTTCACCAAATCCATGCTGCTGGCCCAGGGCGGGTTCGCCGCCTTCCTCGAGGCCAACGCCAACCAGCGCGCGGAGTTGCTGGAGGAACTGACCGGGACGGAAATCTACGGCCTGATTTCCCAGCGCGTCTTCGAGCGCACCCGTGAGGTTCGCGGCGCGCTGGACCAACTGCGCGCCCGCGCCGATGGCTTTGAACTGCTCAGCGCCGAACAGCGCGGCGACCTGGAGCAGCAGGGCCGCGATGCAGCGGTGCAGGAAACGGCTTTGCAGGCACAGCAGTCGGCGCTCCAGGTGCAGCGTCGCTGGCGCGAAGACCTCAGCCGTGCGCAGCAGCAGGTCGAGCAGGCCGGTGCGAAAGAATCCGCTGCCCGCGAGGCACTGGAGCAGGCACGACCAGACCTGCAGCGCCTGGCGGACAGCGAGCCCGCCGCTCGTCTGCAGCCCTTGCACCAGGCCTGGCGCAGCACCCGGGAGAGTGTCGAACAGGGCCGCACGGCGCTGGAGGACAACCTCGCTCAGCAGGCGCTCCGGCGAGAAGAGATCGCCCAGGCGCTGTGGGCGGCGAACCAATACGCTCAGCAGGCGCAGGATGCATGCGAGGGCGAGCGCAAGGCCGTCAGCAAGCAGCGGCAGGAGCTGCAGACGCGCCTGGCGCAGCACCCGCAGCGAGCGAAACTGGGTGAACTGCTCGGCGGCTGGCGGGCACAGTTCGCCCAGCGTTCGCGCCTGGCCCAGGCCATCGCCGATTTGCAGCGGCAGGCGCAGGTGGCCGACCAGGCATTGCAGAGCGCGACGACACAGCGGCAGACCCTGCAAGGCAACGTCGCCTTCATGCAGCAGCAGGTCGAGTCGGCAGGCGCGCAGGAGAGCCAGTATCAGCAGCAGCTCTCGGCGTTGCTGGGTGGAGCTACCGAAGGTGAGCTGCGTGATCGGCTGCAGCAGGGGCAATTGCACAGCCGTGGGCTGGACCGTCTGGAACAACTGGCCCGGGCCCGTGCCGAGGCCGCCGCGCAACTGGCGCGCTGCCAGCCGGAGCTGGAGGCGCTGCACCAGCGCAAGGCCGAGCGCGACAGCGTTATCGTCGCGTTGCGCGAGCGTTATCAGACGACCAAGCAGCAGGTTGCCGACAAGGAAAAGCTCCTGCAGCAGGAACAGCGCATTCACCAACTGGAGCACCTGCGTGCGCAGTTGCAGCCCGGCGAGGCGTGCCCATTGTGCGGCTCACAGGAACACCCGGCGGTGGCGGCCTACCAGGCGCTGGATGTGTCCTCGACACAGGCGGCGCTGGAGCAGGCGCGCCAGCAATTGGCCGAGCTGGAAAGCGAGGGCATTGCCCTGCGTGGCGAGCTGGCCGGGCTGGACGCACAACTGCAGCAGGGACAGCGCCAGCTGGACGACGCGCGAGCCGCGCTAGCACAGCATCAGCAGGCATGGCAGCAGCAGTGCGCGGAGCAAGGAATCGCGCTGGACGATGACCAGCAGTTCCGCGCCGAACGTGAGCGCCACGAGGCCGCGCTGGCGGCATTGCAGCAGCAGCTGAAAACCCTGGAAGAGCACAAGAGCCAACTCCAGCAGGCACAACAGCAACGCCAGCGCGCGGAGCGCGATCACGCCGAGGCCGTGCAGCAACTGGCGCTGTTCGACCAGCAACAGACTCACGAACGGCAGCGCCAGGAAGAGCGCGCGCAGCAGCTCGCGACCCAGCGCGCGGACCTGTTACAGCAGGACCAGGCGCTGGCCGCCGCACTCGGCGAGCTGGGCTACAGCCTGCCGGAAGACGGCGAGCAGTGGCTGACCGAGCGCTCGGCTGAATGGCAGCAATGGCAGCAGGACCAGCAGCGCAGCCAGGAACTGGCAGCGGCTGAGCGTGATGCCGAACAGGCTGCCCGCATGGCGCAACAGCTCGCAGCGCAATGGCAGCAGCGCTGGCAGGCTGCCGGCTTCGATGCGCGCCAGCCGCTGGCGATACAGGCGGCGCCGCAACAGGCACTGGTGCAGGCGGAGGAGCAACTGGCCGCCGCACAGCGCCAGGCCGACGCCTTGCAGGGCCGTGAGCAGTCGCTGAGCGAGCGGCAGGAGCAGGAGCAGGCGCGCCTCGCCGAGCACCTGGCGAGCTGGCAGCAGGCGCTGGCGGCGAGCCCCTTTGCCGACGAGTCGGCCTATCTCGCCGCGCTGCTGGACGATGCCCAGCGCAGCGAACTCAGCCAACTGCGCCAGCGCCTGGAAACGGCAATTACCGAAGCCGTGACCCTGCGTGCCGCTGCTGCGCAGGATTTCGAGCGCTTGCAGGCAGAACCCCACGGCGAACTGCCGCTGGAGGAACTCGACCTGCAATTGCAGGCACTCGCCGCGCAGCTGCGCGAACTGGGTCAGCGCCAGGGCGAAATCCGCGCCCAGTTGCAGGGCGACGACAACCGTCGCGCCAGCCAGCAGAGCCTGTTCGCGGAAATCGCCCGGCAGGAGGAAGAGCACGACCTCTGGCAGCGCCTCAACAGCCTGATCGGAGCCTCCGACGGCGCGCGCTACCGGCGCTTCGCCCAGGGCCTGACCCTCGATCACCTGGTGCACCTCGCCAACCGCCAGCTGCAGCGCCTGCATGGACGCTACCAACTGGCGCGGCGCAGTGATGGCGAGCTGGAGCTGGAGGTAGTGGATACCTGGCAGGGCGACACGGCGCGCGACTGCAAGACGCTCTCCGGGGGTGAGAGCTTCCTGGTCAGCCTCGCGCTGGCGCTGGCGTTGTCCGACCTGGTCAGCCACAAGACCAGCATCGACTCGCTGTTCCTCGACGAAGGCTTCGGCACGCTCGATGGCGAGACCCTGGAGGTCGCGCTGGATGCCCTCGACAGCCTCAACGCCACGGGCAAGACCATTGGCGTGATCAGCCACGTCGAGGCACTGAAGGAACGCATTCCGGTGCAGCTCAAGGTGCACAAGGGGGTTGGCATGGGCTACAGCCAGCTCGACCAGCAGTTCCGATTCGACCCGGAGAAAGCCTGA
- the aac(6') gene encoding aminoglycoside 6'-N-acetyltransferase, giving the protein MSVRYCEERDLPDWIELRLQLWPGDHAEAFVAEARDILAQPQRYGAWLARDEKGRALGLAEASVRSDYVNGTEGSPVLFLEGLYVREDARRQGVARALVGVVQAWGGTLGCLDFASDAALDNTDSHALHLALGFVETERVVYFRKPLRG; this is encoded by the coding sequence ATGTCGGTGCGCTACTGCGAAGAACGGGATCTGCCTGACTGGATCGAGCTGCGCCTGCAACTCTGGCCGGGCGATCATGCAGAAGCGTTCGTCGCGGAGGCGCGGGACATCCTTGCGCAGCCGCAACGCTACGGCGCCTGGCTGGCCCGCGACGAAAAGGGCAGGGCGCTGGGGCTGGCGGAGGCCTCGGTGCGCAGCGATTACGTGAACGGCACGGAAGGCTCGCCGGTGCTGTTTCTGGAGGGCCTCTACGTCCGTGAAGACGCCCGCCGGCAAGGTGTGGCTCGGGCTCTGGTGGGCGTGGTGCAGGCTTGGGGCGGCACGCTCGGCTGCCTGGATTTTGCTTCCGATGCGGCGCTCGACAATACCGACAGCCATGCCCTTCATCTCGCTCTGGGCTTCGTCGAAACGGAGCGTGTCGTGTACTTCAGAAAGCCGCTGCGGGGTTGA
- a CDS encoding Dps family protein: protein MKKSASAPKKPAAANPAAKPAAKAASKPAAKPAAAKPAAKPAASKPAAAKTAAAKPAAAKPAAAKAVPRRAPALATPSDLSKLATRDLSAALNRLLADVFALYLKTKNFHWHVSGPHFRDYHLLLDDHATEIFAMTDAIAERNRKIGGNTIRSIGHIARLKRILDNDAEFVQPLDMLAELQEDNKSLTSYMREVHGLCDEYHDIATASLIENWIDETEQRTWFLFETSRRGDNTGH, encoded by the coding sequence ATGAAGAAATCCGCATCGGCTCCGAAGAAACCCGCAGCGGCCAACCCCGCCGCGAAGCCGGCTGCGAAAGCGGCCAGTAAACCTGCCGCAAAACCCGCTGCTGCCAAACCAGCGGCCAAGCCCGCTGCCAGCAAGCCTGCAGCCGCCAAAACGGCAGCCGCCAAGCCCGCTGCAGCCAAACCTGCCGCTGCCAAGGCCGTTCCGCGCCGTGCGCCCGCGCTGGCCACGCCCTCGGACCTGAGCAAGCTCGCCACCCGCGATCTGTCTGCGGCGCTCAATCGCCTGCTGGCGGATGTCTTCGCGCTCTACCTGAAGACCAAGAACTTCCACTGGCACGTGAGCGGTCCGCACTTCCGCGACTACCACCTGCTGCTGGATGACCACGCCACCGAGATCTTCGCGATGACCGACGCGATTGCCGAGCGCAACCGCAAGATCGGCGGCAACACCATCCGCTCCATCGGCCACATCGCGCGCCTCAAGCGCATCCTCGACAACGATGCCGAGTTCGTGCAACCGCTGGACATGCTGGCCGAGCTGCAGGAGGACAACAAATCGCTGACCTCCTACATGCGCGAGGTCCATGGCCTGTGCGACGAGTACCACGACATCGCCACTGCCAGCCTGATCGAGAACTGGATCGACGAGACCGAGCAGCGCACCTGGTTCCTCTTCGAGACCAGCCGCCGTGGTGATAACACCGGGCATTGA
- a CDS encoding dienelactone hydrolase family protein, producing MGRNISIAARDGSGSFSGYLAVPASGRGPGVVIGQEIFGVNANMRSIADSYAEEGYVALVPDLFWRLQPNLELGYSEAEFGQAIGLFQLFDVDKGVDDIAAAMDTLRALPEVEDRGIGYVGFCLGGKLAYLTAARTDAACSVGYYGMGIEHMLDEAQNIRGRLVLHFAEQDVYCDANARAAIGEVLGKLPKAEIYSYPGVDHAFARPNGMHFDKPAALMAHERSIGALKREIGPDFDLSKLWEDHIHHEFAARDVPATMATMVAQPYVNHIPTMTGGVGQDELARFYRNHFVHGNPPDMKLVPISRTVGALQVVDEFVMCFTHSTEIDWMLPGVPPTGKYVEIPMLGVIRFRGDKLCHEHIYWDQASVLVQIGLLDPAGLPVAGVETAKKLLDESLVSNTLMNKWKDSEGR from the coding sequence ATGGGCAGGAACATCAGCATCGCCGCGCGTGACGGCAGTGGCAGCTTCAGCGGTTATCTCGCGGTACCGGCCAGCGGGCGTGGCCCCGGCGTGGTGATCGGCCAGGAGATCTTCGGCGTCAACGCCAACATGCGCAGCATCGCCGACAGCTACGCCGAGGAAGGCTACGTCGCACTGGTGCCCGACCTGTTCTGGCGCCTGCAGCCCAACCTCGAACTGGGATACAGCGAGGCCGAGTTCGGCCAGGCCATCGGCCTGTTCCAGCTCTTCGACGTGGACAAGGGCGTGGACGACATCGCCGCCGCCATGGACACCCTACGCGCTCTCCCGGAAGTAGAAGATCGCGGCATCGGCTACGTCGGCTTCTGCCTCGGAGGCAAGCTCGCCTACCTCACCGCCGCGCGCACCGACGCGGCCTGCTCGGTCGGCTACTACGGCATGGGCATCGAGCACATGCTGGATGAAGCGCAGAACATCCGGGGTCGCCTGGTGTTGCACTTCGCTGAGCAGGACGTGTACTGCGACGCCAACGCCCGCGCGGCCATCGGCGAGGTGCTGGGAAAACTGCCGAAGGCGGAGATCTACAGCTACCCCGGCGTCGACCACGCCTTCGCCCGCCCCAACGGCATGCACTTCGACAAGCCCGCCGCGCTGATGGCCCACGAGCGCAGCATCGGCGCGCTCAAACGCGAGATCGGCCCGGACTTCGACCTGTCGAAACTCTGGGAAGACCACATCCACCACGAATTCGCCGCCCGCGACGTGCCCGCCACCATGGCAACCATGGTGGCCCAACCCTACGTCAACCACATCCCCACCATGACCGGCGGCGTCGGCCAGGACGAACTGGCGCGCTTCTACCGCAACCACTTCGTCCACGGCAATCCACCGGACATGAAGCTGGTGCCGATCTCCCGCACCGTCGGCGCGCTGCAGGTGGTGGACGAATTCGTCATGTGCTTCACCCATTCCACCGAGATCGACTGGATGCTCCCCGGCGTACCGCCCACAGGCAAGTACGTGGAAATCCCCATGCTCGGCGTGATCCGCTTCCGCGGTGACAAGCTGTGCCATGAACACATCTACTGGGACCAGGCCAGCGTGCTGGTGCAGATCGGCCTGCTCGACCCTGCCGGCCTGCCGGTGGCCGGCGTGGAGACGGCGAAGAAGCTGCTCGACGAGAGTCTGGTTTCCAACACCCTGATGAACAAGTGGAAGGACAGCGAAGGTCGCTGA
- a CDS encoding hydrolase produces MLLRAQASTLLIIDIQERLFPAIHEAESVLEHSAWLLAIARRLGVPVLATEQYPKGLGPTLPALRDELSEGEVLEKIAFSAVTDPGLLQMPGGDRRQFVVCGTEAHVCVLQTVLGLLAEDREVFVVEEAVGSRRPQDKALALERMRQAGAVVVSREMVAFEWLERAGTEVFREISRQFIR; encoded by the coding sequence ATGCTGCTGCGCGCCCAGGCTTCGACCCTGCTGATCATCGATATCCAGGAACGCCTGTTCCCGGCCATTCACGAGGCCGAATCGGTGCTGGAACACAGCGCCTGGTTGCTGGCCATTGCGCGGCGGCTGGGCGTGCCGGTGCTGGCCACCGAGCAGTATCCGAAAGGGCTCGGGCCGACGCTGCCGGCGCTGCGCGACGAGCTGAGCGAGGGCGAAGTGCTGGAGAAGATCGCCTTCTCCGCCGTCACTGATCCCGGCCTGTTGCAGATGCCCGGCGGCGATCGCCGGCAGTTCGTGGTATGCGGCACCGAGGCGCATGTCTGTGTGCTGCAGACGGTGCTCGGCCTGTTGGCCGAAGATCGCGAAGTGTTCGTGGTGGAGGAGGCGGTCGGCTCGCGTCGTCCGCAGGACAAGGCGCTGGCACTGGAGCGCATGCGTCAGGCCGGCGCGGTGGTCGTCTCGCGGGAGATGGTCGCCTTCGAGTGGCTGGAGCGTGCCGGGACGGAAGTCTTCCGCGAGATCAGCAGGCAGTTCATCCGCTGA
- a CDS encoding LysR family transcriptional regulator — protein sequence MDSLNGLRVFLQVADTLSFAQAARLLGLSASAVGKSIARLEERLGVRLFHRSTRSLSLSNEGQLFLERCRRILDELEAAEQELALSTQQARGRLKISMPLVAGLLPQVLPEFLRCYPRIQLDIDFTDRLVDVIEEGFDLVVRGGELRDSRLKARKLGDFSLLLVAAPAYLRQYGTPRRPADLNQHLCLHYRYPSSGLVQRWPLNLAPGESEPRLEGGLICNTADMLINVASQGMGIACLPDFAVRGALNDGRLMQVLAEHTAHQGSFHALWPAGRRMPLKLRVFLDFLGDRLFVTR from the coding sequence ATGGACAGCCTCAACGGGCTCCGGGTCTTCCTCCAGGTCGCCGACACCCTGAGCTTCGCCCAGGCCGCGCGACTGCTCGGCCTCTCCGCCTCGGCAGTGGGCAAGAGCATTGCGCGCCTGGAGGAACGCCTGGGCGTGCGCCTGTTCCATCGCAGCACCCGCAGCTTGAGCCTCTCCAACGAAGGCCAGCTGTTCCTCGAACGTTGCCGGCGCATCCTCGACGAACTCGAAGCGGCGGAGCAGGAACTGGCGCTGTCCACCCAGCAGGCTCGCGGCCGACTGAAGATAAGCATGCCGCTGGTGGCCGGCCTGCTGCCGCAGGTGCTGCCGGAATTCCTCCGCTGCTATCCGCGCATCCAGCTGGATATCGACTTCACCGACCGACTGGTGGACGTCATCGAGGAAGGTTTCGACCTGGTAGTACGCGGCGGCGAACTGCGCGACTCGCGGCTCAAGGCGCGCAAGCTGGGCGATTTCAGCCTGCTGCTGGTAGCCGCGCCGGCCTACCTGCGTCAATACGGTACGCCTCGCCGGCCGGCCGACCTGAACCAGCACCTGTGCCTGCACTACCGCTACCCCAGCAGCGGGCTGGTGCAACGCTGGCCACTGAACCTTGCGCCGGGTGAGTCGGAGCCGCGCCTGGAGGGCGGCCTGATCTGCAATACCGCCGACATGCTGATCAACGTCGCCAGTCAGGGCATGGGCATCGCCTGCCTGCCCGACTTCGCCGTGCGCGGTGCGCTGAACGACGGCAGGCTGATGCAGGTGCTCGCCGAGCACACCGCGCACCAGGGCAGCTTCCACGCGCTGTGGCCAGCCGGGCGACGCATGCCGCTGAAGCTTCGAGTGTTCCTCGACTTCCTCGGTGACCGGCTGTTCGTCACTCGTTAG
- a CDS encoding MFS transporter, with protein sequence MNPSHDTRQDGNDVSRWLLLLAASLTAVLIPLCFTGPAVVLPAIAHELGGSAVALNWIVNGYVLAYGAAMMAAGSLADVYGRKRIWVVGLALFCATTLAIPLAGSVAAIDALRVLQGAGGSAAFAAAMAALAQEFDGPIRTRVFSLLGTTFGVGLAFGPLLAGWLTDGPGWRWVFLVPAVCALASVPMVMRYCRESRDPQARGLDWPGALSFTAALSLFTYGLLLAPEQGWSSVAVIVTLAASVVLLATFIVIERRVQRPLLDLSLFSQWRFVGVQLLGASPAFAYVVLIVLLPGRFIGIEGQGALQAGWTMLALSSPLLVVPFFAALLARHVSAGSLSALGLLIVSGGLMWLARNLAGGVAPDAPLLVIGIGIGLPWGLMDGLAVSVVERERAGMATGIFNTVRVSADAVAIAVVGALLATLIAAQLEPLGLATADRLMSANQLAIGNLAAVVEELPQLAPAELRSQYIEVFSRVLELLAGVTCVVAGLVLLLLGRERAPVLAAET encoded by the coding sequence ATGAATCCCTCCCACGACACACGACAAGACGGCAATGACGTTTCGCGCTGGCTGCTGTTGCTCGCCGCCAGCCTGACGGCGGTGCTGATTCCCCTGTGCTTCACCGGCCCGGCCGTGGTGTTGCCGGCCATTGCCCATGAACTGGGCGGCTCGGCGGTGGCGCTTAACTGGATCGTCAACGGCTACGTGCTCGCCTACGGTGCGGCGATGATGGCGGCCGGAAGCCTGGCAGACGTCTATGGGCGCAAGCGCATCTGGGTGGTTGGCCTGGCGCTGTTCTGCGCGACCACCCTGGCAATTCCCCTCGCGGGCTCGGTGGCTGCTATCGACGCGCTCCGTGTGTTGCAGGGCGCCGGCGGTTCTGCGGCCTTTGCCGCTGCGATGGCGGCGCTGGCGCAGGAGTTCGATGGGCCTATTCGCACTCGGGTATTCAGCCTGCTGGGAACGACCTTCGGTGTCGGCCTGGCGTTTGGCCCGCTGCTCGCCGGCTGGCTGACCGACGGGCCGGGCTGGCGCTGGGTATTCCTGGTGCCGGCAGTCTGTGCGCTGGCCTCTGTCCCGATGGTCATGCGCTATTGCCGGGAGAGTCGTGACCCGCAGGCGCGCGGCCTCGACTGGCCCGGCGCGCTGAGCTTCACCGCAGCGCTCAGCCTGTTCACCTACGGTCTGCTGCTGGCGCCGGAACAGGGCTGGAGCAGCGTTGCAGTCATCGTCACGCTGGCCGCGAGTGTCGTGCTCCTGGCGACGTTCATCGTCATCGAGCGTCGCGTCCAGCGGCCGCTGCTGGACCTCTCGCTGTTCAGCCAATGGCGATTTGTGGGCGTGCAGTTGCTGGGTGCTTCGCCAGCGTTCGCCTATGTGGTGTTGATCGTACTGCTTCCGGGACGGTTCATCGGTATCGAGGGGCAGGGGGCGCTGCAGGCTGGATGGACCATGCTGGCGCTGTCGTCACCGCTGCTGGTAGTGCCCTTCTTCGCCGCGCTGCTGGCGAGGCATGTCAGCGCGGGCAGTCTGTCGGCGCTTGGCTTGTTGATCGTGTCGGGCGGGCTGATGTGGCTGGCGCGCAACCTGGCGGGAGGCGTCGCGCCGGATGCGCCGCTGCTGGTGATCGGCATCGGTATCGGCCTGCCCTGGGGGCTGATGGATGGGTTGGCAGTGAGTGTCGTGGAGCGCGAGCGTGCGGGCATGGCGACCGGCATCTTCAATACGGTGCGGGTGTCGGCCGATGCCGTGGCTATCGCGGTGGTCGGTGCGCTGCTGGCGACGCTGATTGCCGCGCAACTGGAGCCACTGGGTTTGGCGACGGCGGATCGGCTGATGAGCGCCAACCAGTTGGCCATCGGCAACCTCGCGGCGGTGGTCGAGGAACTTCCGCAGCTGGCGCCTGCTGAGCTACGCAGTCAGTACATCGAGGTGTTCAGTCGCGTGCTGGAGCTGCTCGCCGGTGTGACCTGCGTCGTCGCCGGGCTGGTGTTGCTGCTGCTGGGCCGGGAACGCGCGCCGGTACTCGCCGCCGAGACGTAG